The genomic interval GCTCCTGGTGGTGTTGAAGTGCAATCATTGCGGCCGCATCTTCTACGATGTCAAGCTGGCGCTGGAGCATATATTTGTGCATCAATCGACAACGGAGCCAGCCGAGCCAGAGGCTGTCAATGCGGACGAGGTGGTTTTGAAACAGCAGCtggaacagctgctgctggagggCGAGCAGCTGTTGACACTTACCGCCGAGCTGGAGAGGATGAACGGGGAGGAATATTTCACCACCCTGGTGCTGGGCAATGTGCTGCAATGCGAATTTTGTGATTTCATCTTTGCCGATGTCTCCTTTCTGCTATTCCACTCGGCTACGCATGTGCCGGAACGGCGCTTCGAGTGCACCGCCTGCGATCTGCGCATGACCACCGCCAAGGAGGCCAGCGTGCACTACCAGACCGACTGTGTCTATATGCGCGAGGGACTCAAGCAGTTGCAGGCGCAACCCAATCGCTACTTTGTGTGCAACGTGTGCGAGCTGAAGTTTGCCAATGTGGAGCTGCTCCAGGAGCATCGGTAAGTGCTTGGAAGCTGCCCGGCATATATGTAACGTGTTTGGGTAATGTGGGTAACCGCCTCTCGTCCTGAAGCTACAGTTGCTATCACTACTTTCCGCGGCTCAGCGAGAGCGGCAAGCGTCTGGTCTTGCCCTGCGAGTTCTGCGCCACGAACTTTGAGTACGCGCATGAGATTCAGCCGCACTACGAGGAGAAGCATCTCAATAAAAAGAAACGGGAGAAGGAGCTGCGGAACAGCGGCAATGCGGCCACCATGGGCCGACTGCGGCAGTATTTGTGCGACATTTGTGGCAAGTCCTATACGCAGTCCAGTCATTTGTGGCAACACCTACGCTTCCACCAGGGTGAGTAGAGACGCAGTCGCAAGCGGTTGGCCATTAGCCCAGGTACTCATTGTGGCTCACAGGTGTGAAACCATTCGTTTGCCAGGAGGAGAACTGCGGCCGCAAGTTCACCATACGCCCAGACCTCAATGATCATATACGCAAGTGTCACACGGGCGAACGGCCGTATCATTGCCTGGTCTGTGGCAAGCGCTTTCTCACCGGCTCGGTTTTCTATCAGCACCGGCTCATACATCGTGGCGAGCGGCGTTACGAGTGCGATGAGTGCGGTAAGCGGTTTTATCGTGCCGATGCCTTGAAGAACCATCAGCGTATACACACGGGCGAGAAGCCCTACGATTGTCCCTTTTGCACCAAGACGTTTCGGCAGCGCGGCGATCGGGATAAGCACGTGCGGGCGCGTCACTCGCACTTGGATGCGAACGCACGGCTGATGATGCAAATGCAGAAATTTGAACTGGAAACGGCAGCTGCGTTGAAGGCTAAACAAATGCAGGATGGCGGAGTTGAATTTTTGGTTGAATCAGCATCGGCTCCGTCTGTTCACTCACCCGCGTCTCCCATGGCGCATGATCAACAATTTGATATGGTTGAATTGGATCCCAGTGATTTTGGTGAGGGATCCGAGTTCGTACAACATATGCCAATGCCTATTAACACTGACGACCAAGAGATAATGTCCTATGTGGACCTAGAGGGAGCTGAAGCAATCGAGCAACAACCATTCCAATTGGAGAACAACGAAAACGTCAAGGTTGTTGTGGTTGAAAATAATACTTCACAGCCGTTTTATTTCTAATATACGTgtctatttataaatatatataaataaatatatgtatttgaacTATATTGGCggattgatttttaattaaatctgAAGAGATTTAAACTGACATTTGCGCGGCAACATCTCTACATCTGGCAGCATTTCATATTCTAGTGTTGTAAAGCGGGGTTAACCGCCGCAATAGCTGGCAACGTTTCCAATTGACAGTCCAAGTGTCAAGTAGCcattttttgcctttttctttcttttcgaTTTTTCCATCGTATACGCCAACATGGGTTTCGCTACTTTATGGTACTCGCATCCTCGTAAATACGGTCAAGGCTCCCGTTGCTGGTAAGTTTTATGTAGTTCGTAAAGTTTCGCATCGAAAGCTGTATAATTAGCATGTATGCCTGTTGTTTTAAACCGTATTTTGTTGCATAGTTGATTGCTTTGAGTTATTGAGGTTAAGCACGCCTTAGTTTCGCATGGTGCTTACCGCCCGTACCTTTGTATGATTTTTGATGTATGCAAATTCGCTGCTTTAAAGTAATTTTGCCCCCGGTTGAGTACGGAAATATGTGACAATACATCTTTAACAATTTCCTTAATGAAGGGCGGCCAAAGCAAATGTTGCAGCTGGCCTCTGCCATTTGACAATTAAATGGCACCGCCTGCTGCAGCGACAGCTATGCAACTTAATGCTTTCGTAAAACAATTGTCGATGTGAACTCTTCACCAGTGCAAAGAATTAATGTGCAATCTATTCTTAAAACTTTAGCCGTGCCTGCTCAAACCGTCATGGTTTGATCCGCAAATATGGACTGAACATTTGCCGTCAGTGCTTCAGGGAATACGCCAATGATATTGGCTTCAAGAAGGTAAGCTAATAAACAATACGTGTTCATTGTGCGTTTAATCTTATTGtcaatttattcattttacaGCTGGATTAAATGTCCGCTTCAACTTCGGCGTTTCGCACGCCAATTAAGCATATTAATTTAGGCAGTCGCTGAAAAGAGACTACGTTTATTAATATGctggaacaacaacaacaaagcaacaacaatataatcaTTTGGAGATTTAAATAACACAAGAGGCAAACACTTCTGAAACCAACATACAAGCCAGGAACACATGCTAGGAGTGTGCCACATTTTATTCTATAAAAATAGTAAGATAATGCAACCAGAGCAATATCTCGAATGAGCATTCACCAATGCAACCGAGTTGACGAACTCCGTGTTACCAACGCCGCACAACCGTGTTCTTTTATACACTAGCGTTAATTCCTATTGCAGTTGTTACCTTCTAGGAAGgttatttgtttaaatctCCCTTTGATTAAATACATAACAAGTAATGTAAACAGATTGTCTTCATTCCATCCTTATTGAATGTCCATGTCACTAGAAATGCCGGATGCATCTTAACAAGTGCAATATCGCTCCCATTTACTTCCTCATTTCTATAATATTGGGTTAGTGGTGTCCAGTAGGTTGCACTCGAGCTGCGCTTGTGCggagaagcaacagcagctggaaaaCAAGCACTGCAAACCAGTTTATTTAGTGGCCCACTAGGTAAAAGAGCGAGTTGCCGCTCTCTTAGCTGCCTACGCAGCTCGGGTCTCAGCTGACGCAGCTGCCGCTTTGGTTTGCTGTCTTTTTGCCAAAACTCACAATTTTGCACATTCGCCTGTTGAGTTGGGTTCGGCCGTTTGAACTCGCAACAACGCGTCGCGTGTGCAGattgaacacaaaaataaagttgtttgggtgtgaaaaatgtaaaattaattcCATATACGCGACGTTTAACATTTgagagagaaaaataaaagaaataagtaGTCAAcagaaatcaattttcataGATGTGCTTTGAGCTTGTTGACCTGGTTAcggatatttttttttttttaattaaatgagcAATGGAATTGCCAGTATTTTTATTGCTCTTGCCACTTCTAGGCAGCCTTTGCGTTGTAGCCACGATAAATGatgcaacagccgcagcagcagcagcgaggcATCGCAAAAATGCAACAGAGACAAGAGTAGCTCCAACCGAGGTCTTTATCCACAACAGTAGCCGTGCCAGCGGTTCCCGCGGCCATAGATCGCGCGCTGTTGCACAATACAAACTACCGCTCGATGGTGCACCAGCGCCGCTGGACAGCAGAGAGGCCAGCGTCAGAGTGCAGCCCATGCGCAGGCGTAACCAGGTGGTGCTGCGCCGCAggccaacgacaacaacaacgtcgagcacaacgacaacaacgtcaaccacaacgacgacgacgacgacaacaacaacaagtgagTTGAGTTAAGAGCGGACCTGCATTCAATTGACTTTAGCACAAGTCCACATATGACCGCTGCAAAGGCGAGCAACACTTGTCGCTGGCACTGACCTAGCTTTCAGTTTTAAAGATTGGTTGAGGCAGCTAGCAGCAGCCAAATGAGAAGCTGTCTGATATAGTTGATAATTATGCGGCCGATaactggagcagctgctgcagcaaagctttcaaatttgtattatttgttttcttttcgtcTGAGTAGTCGCGGCTGACCTTGCCGAGCGTGGCGAGACACTTTAAACAGGCGCTTGCAGTTGCACTGATAATGTACTCGTTCAAGGCTTATGCTCTTATCAAGGATACGGTTTACCATCACCCATTTGgccataaatttaaatttgccttGAACTTGATGCACAATTAGCGCGTTTTATGATACGCAAATGTTTGTCATTGAAGCTTAGAGGCAACATTTATTAAGCTAATCGAGGCAATTGGGTCAATCGATTTTCTTGGCCCATTGTCTGAGTCTGATTCAAAACTGTCGCAATTTCACGGAGTGATTCTCACGCTCGCTAAAGCTTAATGTTGGTTCAGTGAGAAACTAGTGCAAATATACCTATTGTTACTTAGCCAAGAGATATTATAATTCAAAACTAATGAGCCAAACGAATTGTATCCATTTGATAAATGTGCCCTTTTAAAAGCTATTCGCGTTTTTCGTCTATTGATTTACTTAATCTATTAACAATTTAGGCAGAATTTTAAATCTAGTAAAAACTTAAAGTACATTTATCTGCTGTTGCTCATTTGTGACTCATTGTAACTTAGCTCATGTCGTTAAGAAATAACAATTTATGGCAactaaaaatgttgttaaagtTTAAGAGCTTGCTTAATTAGTTTTAACTATCAATGCATACGTcaaattttcatatagatatattcttATAATTTTACAATAATGTTCAGATTCGCCAGCAACTGTCATATGATAATCATGATGGCCTTTGCAGTGCAAAAGTGGGCCAAAACAGTGAATGGGCATTTGTAATTGGTAACAGGCAACGGCTGAAGAGAGGGGGAGGGCAGTTGGGGCTGGCTGTTTTTCGCTCCAGCGCCAGCGGCAACAGGTGCACAAAGATTCACTTTTAAGCGCGGCATAAAAAGCACTTGTATTATGATTGTGCTAACTGGGTGGCGGGAACTGCGCTTTGGTTGTCTTGCAATACAAGCTATTTGGAGCAGAACTAGTAATGGCCATTGTTGACTAATCCGTCTATCGCACGCATAGCTCCGCGTCCGAGTTTGGCCAACGGCTTCAATTTCTTCAATCCGAGCTTTTGGAGTTTTGGCCAGCAGAGCCTGGTGCCAGTGAGTGCGCCCACAAAACATCCACATCCGCCCAAGAAGTTCACGCACTCAACGGCAACCGGCTCCAAGGAGGAGAAACTCAACTATCGCAAGCAACAAAAGACAACACCGAATCCAAGGCACAAATCGAGTAGCTCAACGACAACATCTACCACCACGGAGGGTCCATTCCGCATAGCACTGCCAACGCTTACATTTCCCAGCGCTGCGGGCGGCGCCACCGACAAGGAGAAGGATAAGCGAGCTGCAGCCGATCTGCGCCAGCGTTTCAATTGTCCGCGCGAGAACGAGGTGCGTTTTCAGCTATTTCCAAAGATCTGCAAGTCCGATAAGGACTGCTTAGTTTGGCAGCGGGACGAGATCTGCTGCGACATCTTTGGCGCCAGCAGCTGCGTAGCGGGAGTTGCCAAGCCCCTGGAAGAAACAGAGCACGCACGTTAGTCCATTGCACACAGAAGATGCAACTTGTGCTgctattaattaatttcctTCTGCAGCCATATTGGGCTTGATACCGCGCAAGTGTCCGGCGCGTCCGCTGGCCGAACTCTGGTGGGATGTGCAGGAATGCCGCACAGATATGGACTGCTGGCCGCGTGTCTGTTGCCCGGATGGACGCCGGCGCTATTGCCGCACCTCCCAGCCGGAGCTGCAGACAGTTCCGGTGCCGGTCAAGCGCTCCTTCGACTACCGTACGTGAATCCATTTACTGTTAATCCAACTGATTGCGGCCAACCCGGCTCTTGCCTCTATCCACAGTGAC from Drosophila virilis strain 15010-1051.87 chromosome 2, Dvir_AGI_RSII-ME, whole genome shotgun sequence carries:
- the topi gene encoding testis-specific zinc finger protein topi isoform X2, which produces MDQNMELFVNGEFLMAEFEFDGNLVVNSDELQPGATVLVSNETDGIVSHEDLAKFFEMQAGVQIPTEEAVERTLADPALKQILQEADGKVDFDPEAEQEKLREFLSGVNNKKMVAENAVPSEVAQKQLPAPSQPRPVLPQSNAFRFIKCSNCNGLFDTPSFQDHSCEYESEQKPMSSNRVLPSQEKKASSPTKKTPSERIIVENQVRIRRYMKDELKYDLETGFDNSKTRKTSTKGPNECTICERKFVHTSGLVRHMEKHALDLIPTQASVQQHHAAPSAMGLLVVLKCNHCGRIFYDVKLALEHIFVHQSTTEPAEPEAVNADEVVLKQQLEQLLLEGEQLLTLTAELERMNGEEYFTTLVLGNVLQCEFCDFIFADVSFLLFHSATHVPERRFECTACDLRMTTAKEASVHYQTDCVYMREGLKQLQAQPNRYFVCNVCELKFANVELLQEHRCYHYFPRLSESGKRLVLPCEFCATNFEYAHEIQPHYEEKHLNKKKREKELRNSGNAATMGRLRQYLCDICGKSYTQSSHLWQHLRFHQGVKPFVCQEENCGRKFTIRPDLNDHIRKCHTGERPYHCLVCGKRFLTGSVFYQHRLIHRGERRYECDECGKRFYRADALKNHQRIHTGEKPYDCPFCTKTFRQRGDRDKHVRARHSHLDANARLMMQMQKFELETAAALKAKQMQDGGVEFLVESASAPSVHSPASPMAHDQQFDMVELDPSDFGEGSEFVQHMPMPINTDDQEIMSYVDLEGAEAIEQQPFQLENNENVKVVVVENNTSQPFYF
- the RpS29 gene encoding small ribosomal subunit protein uS14, coding for MGFATLWYSHPRKYGQGSRCCRACSNRHGLIRKYGLNICRQCFREYANDIGFKKLD
- the topi gene encoding testis-specific zinc finger protein topi isoform X1, yielding MDQNMELFVNGEFLMAEFEFDGNLVVNSDELQPGATVLVSNETDGIVSHEDLAKFFEMQAGVQIPTEEAVERTLADPALKQILQEADGKVDFDPEAEQEKLREFLSGVNNKKMVAENAVPSEVAQKQLPAPSQPRPVLPQSNAFRFIKCSNCNGLFDTPSFQDHSCEYESEQKPMSSNRVLPSQEKKASSPTKKTPSERIIVENQVRIRRYMKDELKYDLETGFDNSKTRKTSTKGPNECTICERKFVHTSGLVRHMEKHALDLIPTQASVQQHHAAPSAMGLLVVLKCNHCGRIFYDVKLALEHIFVHQSTTEPAEPEAVNADEVVLKQQLEQLLLEGEQLLTLTAELERMNGEEYFTTLVLGNVLQCEFCDFIFADVSFLLFHSATHVPERRFECTACDLRMTTAKEASVHYQTDCVYMREGLKQLQAQPNRYFVCNVCELKFANVELLQEHRYSCYHYFPRLSESGKRLVLPCEFCATNFEYAHEIQPHYEEKHLNKKKREKELRNSGNAATMGRLRQYLCDICGKSYTQSSHLWQHLRFHQGVKPFVCQEENCGRKFTIRPDLNDHIRKCHTGERPYHCLVCGKRFLTGSVFYQHRLIHRGERRYECDECGKRFYRADALKNHQRIHTGEKPYDCPFCTKTFRQRGDRDKHVRARHSHLDANARLMMQMQKFELETAAALKAKQMQDGGVEFLVESASAPSVHSPASPMAHDQQFDMVELDPSDFGEGSEFVQHMPMPINTDDQEIMSYVDLEGAEAIEQQPFQLENNENVKVVVVENNTSQPFYF
- the LOC6629923 gene encoding uncharacterized protein, giving the protein MELPVFLLLLPLLGSLCVVATINDATAAAAAARHRKNATETRVAPTEVFIHNSSRASGSRGHRSRAVAQYKLPLDGAPAPLDSREASVRVQPMRRRNQVVLRRRPTTTTTSSTTTTTSTTTTTTTTTTTTPRPSLANGFNFFNPSFWSFGQQSLVPVSAPTKHPHPPKKFTHSTATGSKEEKLNYRKQQKTTPNPRHKSSSSTTTSTTTEGPFRIALPTLTFPSAAGGATDKEKDKRAAADLRQRFNCPRENEVRFQLFPKICKSDKDCLVWQRDEICCDIFGASSCVAGVAKPLEETEHAPILGLIPRKCPARPLAELWWDVQECRTDMDCWPRVCCPDGRRRYCRTSQPELQTVPVPVKRSFDYLTEYLECTAPPPTIFDLHPKSCTSTLDCFPNVCCQEAGLRHCRPPKKSVLTLMANFLNVDFVKRLTQNIVIK